In Nitrospinaceae bacterium, the sequence ACATTTCTTTCGGTATCCCTGAGGGGAAATTCCTCACTTTGCTCGGCCCCTCTGGCTGCGGCAAGACAACTACCCTCATGTCGATTGCGGGCCTCCATAAACCCGATGCGGGTGATATCGACCTTGGGGAAACGACTTTCACCTCGACCGAGAAAAACGTGTACTTGCCTCCCGAGAAACGCGACATCGGCATGGTGTTCCAGAGCTATGCCATCTGGCCCCATTTGTCGCTCGAAAAAAACGTTTCCTATCCGCTCGATATACGGAAAGTTAATCAATCAGAAATTGACGATCGCGTGACGGCGACGCTCCGCTTAGTTGGCCTTGAAGATATGATGGGCAAGGAAGCCACCCAGCTCTCTGGCGGCCAGCAACAACGTGCGGCCCTGGCGCGGGCAATTGTATTTCACCCCAAACTTCTATTGTTTGACGAGCCACTCTCGAACCTCGATCTCAAGCTTCGCGAGCGCATGCGTGTCGAGCTCAAGCGAATACAGCATGAAGTGGGCATCACCTCGGTCTACGTCACCCACGATCAGGCCGAGGCCCTTATTATGAGCGATGACATCATCGTCATGAGTAAAGGGAAAATTGAGCAAACCGGTGGCCCGCATGCCATCTACGCCCGTCCCCGAAATCGCTACGTATCCAATTTTATCGGTATCGCAAACCTTATCGAGGGCCGCATCGCCCGTACGGCGAGCGCCGGGCGCGGTGAGATTGAAATCACACAGAACGGCGAGCGGGCAATCCTACCCTGCCTGCTAGGCGAGGGACTCTCAGAGGGTGATGAGGCCGCTCTTTCGGTACGCCCCGAGAACGTTCACGCATTGCGCGAGAAACCCGATGGGCACTCGCTTGAGGGCAAAGTCATACAGACCGTATTTTTGGGCAACTATCTCGATTGTCGCGTGCGTTGGCAGGATTTCGAATGGAAAGTGCAGGCGCACCCCCGGGAGCACCTTCGCGAGGGCGAGAGAGTTTATATTCACCTTGATGCCGATCACACGCTGGCCGTTTTGCCGTAGGGAGAAACAACTTGTCACTAGTGGAAATCGACAAATTAGTAAAAAGTTTCGGTGCCGAGGTAGCTGTCGCAGGGATCGACCTGAACGTGGAC encodes:
- a CDS encoding ABC transporter ATP-binding protein; this translates as MSENSSNNYHLSVKGLIKYFGDDRAVDDISFGIPEGKFLTLLGPSGCGKTTTLMSIAGLHKPDAGDIDLGETTFTSTEKNVYLPPEKRDIGMVFQSYAIWPHLSLEKNVSYPLDIRKVNQSEIDDRVTATLRLVGLEDMMGKEATQLSGGQQQRAALARAIVFHPKLLLFDEPLSNLDLKLRERMRVELKRIQHEVGITSVYVTHDQAEALIMSDDIIVMSKGKIEQTGGPHAIYARPRNRYVSNFIGIANLIEGRIARTASAGRGEIEITQNGERAILPCLLGEGLSEGDEAALSVRPENVHALREKPDGHSLEGKVIQTVFLGNYLDCRVRWQDFEWKVQAHPREHLREGERVYIHLDADHTLAVLP